The region ACGACCGGCTTTGCCGCCAAGTTGATGAATACGTGCATAGATTTCATTAGAACCTATACAGACCATTTGGGGACTGGCTTCGTAGGTGATTGAATCGCGAAGAATTGCGGAATCAACCAGAGTTTGACCACCTTCTTTATCCGCGCGTTGACTTGTTTTCCATTTCTTACCGTCAGGATCTACGCCGTCTTGAAAACGTTGCAGCGTGGAACTGACAAGGGTCTCGCCCACGGCGTCCATAAGCTCCTGAGGGCTTGCGATTTTTGACATTGCCAGATCAAGCCCCTTAGTCATTTTGGTCATATCCATTTTAAAGCTGACGCCGCCCATCAGAATTTTTTCCAGTCTACGAACCGTGATTCAGGCGTCACAACAACAAAATTATCCGATGGCTGAGATGTGTCCGCCTCGGGCGCAGCGAGCTTAATTTTCCCCTCTCTGATTTGATTCAGCTCTTTCTCGGCCCGTTCAGATGCCCGTTGAAGTGGCAGGAATTCGTTTTCGTTTCCGGCTTCGCTTGTAATGAGGGAGGTGACGGCAGAAATTGAGCGGTAAGCAGATAAAACAGCGCAGACTCGTTTGACCGTGGCCGGAATTGAATCAGCAGCAACAGTGTAGCCACCGGAAACTAAAGCCTCGGTCATTTCTGATTCAACGTTTGTAATTGTCCGGGCCACTTTTTCAGAGTCAATATTGTCAACGGCTGCAAGGTAGTCGGCTAAAATATAGTCAGTAAGGTCATCTCTTGTGCAGTACATATGGGCCTCGTAAGCGTTTTGAACTAGTTTTAAACTAGTTCAAGCAGTTTAAAGCGGGGCATCATATTGTTTGATACCCCGCTAGGCTTAGAATTGATTATTCGGCAGCGGCTGGTTCTGTGACTACGGCCTTGCAAATTGAACCGGGGGCGACCCCCGGCAATGGTTTGGAGTTGCTAACGTTCATGAGCGATCCGGCGAATTCATCCTTAATAGCTTTTACAAAGAATGGCAGAGCTTGAAGGTTTGCATCCAGATCATCCAGAGCCGCGTAGTAAAGAGCTGTATACTTAGGGGTGACCATGCGGATTTCATTGTCCGCCAGTTTGGAAACAGTTTCACCTTTACCGTTTTCATAGACTTCGCTCATTTCATAAACATCATAGGAACCGACGCGTATACTTCCGTCTTCCTTTATGCGCATAGGCGTGCGGCTGTCGCCTTCCTGATCCACGAGGTCAAGGAGTGCTCCAAAAGCTAGAGTACCAGCATAGACTTTGCGTTTTCCGGGATAACCGGCGCGGGCAATTTTATTGTCCATCTCACGCAGGAGTTTGAGAACCTTTGTGCGCTTGGCTGTATCTGCATCCCACAGATTAGAGGCTGTTACTTTGACTTCCTGAATAGTCTCGGCTCCGTAAGAGACTTCATAAAGTCGGCTTTTGCCGGTATCTGTTTGTAACTGATAGCTTATCTTGCCGTTGAAAATAGCCTGAGAACAAAGGGCCTCAGTTGTCAGATTTGTGGATTCACGCAGGTTCACAATCTGGCGGTTGGCATATGACCGTACTGTTTCATCTGTTGCCGTCTTAAGATTGTTAAGCATTACCGGATTGACAGTTGAAAGCAGCTTTACAGGCAGAGCCTCAATATACACGACTTCCATACTGTCCGGAGAAACATTGATGGGGCGACCATCTCTAGCCACTACAGGCATATTTTTGATCACCTGTTTGAGCTCGGCTAAAGGAATCAGCGGTGTTTCAAGGCATTGCTTATTAGTGAAGATGTTGTCCTTGACGGTTTGCTCACCGGCTACAACAGTTTTCAGAACATTACGGATTGCTGCCGCAGTGTAAAAACGTCTGAGTTTAAGTTCTAATGACATACTTTGCTCCTATACGGGGTAGATGTGTTTGGTTTCTAAAAGTCGGAGCTGGGTTGCGCTCGGGAAGGCTTCGCCGACTTTGAGATGCTTACGGTTGACCTGACCAAAAGTGATAACGTCACCTTCAGTGTCGCCGACTTCAGCAGTCCTTTTGAGAATTCCGGCTGGAACTGGTTTATGGTCTGCAGTGATAGGAACATCCACGGCCGGAGCTGCCTTGAAGGAAATTGCAAAAGCTCCAGTGGAATAGTCCACGTTGCCACTTATCCCGGCAGCATCAGAAACAAGAATGCCGCCTCCGTTGTCGGTAAAGGTTTCAATCCTGTCAGTTATAGTCAGTGTCCCGGGCATAACTGCGCCCAGTGTATTGCTAAAATCAGTTGTTGCGTCGTCTCCATTTCCGATAGTTGTGCCGGAGATAGTTGAGTCGAAAGGCACAAGCTCCATTTCAGGGGTAAGCCCCATCAAGTGACCGGCTTCGAGCTCTTCGGAAATGGGAAGATGGAAGTCATACGTTCTGGTAACGCAATTATCACCGGCAGCGATTTGAACATCTTTAAGAGATTCTTTTCCTATTGTTGCATTATGGTTAGCCATTTTTTACCTCTGCTATCAGTTACATTTTGTCGGCGGGATTAAAGGCATCGTCACTGCTGCTGTCTCCGGCTCCTTGCCGCGAAAAGTCAGAGTTGGCGAACTCTTCAAGGATATTGGAAGGCTCAGCCGTTTCCAGATCACGCAGATACGCTTCACGCGGGCTGACCTTTTCTGTTTTTCCATCACCGGCGCTGAAATCCATTGTTTCACCTTCAGCAGACATGGCCTTGGCAAAATTCAGAGTCTTTTCTTTGTCTCCTGGTAATAGCTTGCCGGAGCTGACCAGTGTATCAATTCTAGTGGATAGATCCTTTGTTTCTTGCCCGGACTTGAATTCCGAAAGCTTTTTTTCGGCTGCTTCGGCCTTGTCTTCAGCCGCTTTTAATTTTGCGGAGTACTCGGCATTTTTCCCTTCACCTTTAAGCTTCTTCAGTTCATCTGTGCTTGTTTTAAGAGCGGTTTCCAGTTCGGTTATTTTTGCCATTGCTGCTGTTAAATCCACGCTGTCATCCTCCTTGGGCTGTTCGCCCTTATTTGGGGCTAAGCCCGTTGAAAATTCATATGTTTTAAAATCATTAGACGCTGAAAATTCGATATCCTTAAGTCCTCCGACTGCCGGAAGTGCTGCTCCGAGAAACGCCACATGCTGGAGCTGCAAATCATTGTTCACGGAGATTGAACGCTTCTTGTAACGGCCTTCTTTGAGAGCTGTTTCAAATTCAGGTGCGACTTGTTCAAAGTTCGCTTTTAGAAATTCGCCATCTACCCACACTTTTTTTACCCAGCCATAAGCCGGCGCGGTTCCTTTCGGGTGTCCGATAACAGCGGGAGCTTCTGACTTTTGCGGATCGTATTGGTTTGCAATTTTCTGCAAATCTCCAGTTGTCCAGGAACGTGTTTTATTGCTGCTGTCTGTGTGGGTTCCCGTTTTAAAAAGTTCCACATTGTTTAGTGTGGCCATGTATGACTCCATTGATTGTTAAGAATTTAAACCGGCAAGCCAGTTTTTACCCACGTTGTTACTCCAACCCTTGTCGGGCATAGGGTTGGTATTAACTTCTGATCCGTCAGGCATTTTGACCATTGTCGGCCCGGGCATTTCAGATTCCACGGTGTAACCTCCGGCCTCTACCTGCCGCTTGGAAAGACTCTGAACAATGCAGCGGCAACCGAAACCATTAAGTGGATAATATAAATCCCAGAACGGATGATCCGCAGGATAGATTTTGCCATTAAGCGCCATATGACTTGGGCGGGAATGCCGATCTCCTACGGCCAGATAACGCCAGTATGGTCTGAGTCTTTTGCTCTTTTGCAACTGCTCATAGCGTCCGGCCGAGTATGCCGATTGCATATTGGTTCTGAAAATATTTTCGACACGGTACGCCTTTTTGCCCTTCCATCCTTGAGTTTCAATGATGTCTGATATCTGGTCTTTGAAGTCGGCTAGTGTTCCGCCTTCATCCAACATTTTTTGGAGGGCCTGCAGGACCGCTTTCACCTGATCCTGCTTGGCCATTCCGGTAACTGTGAAAGCCCGGGCCTTGGCATTAGCGCAGAGGGTATTAAATTCTTTTTTGGTTACAGGTACTTTGCCTGACCAGAATTTAAGAGCCGCAGCAGGTTTCAGGGCTTCAATGCTAATCGCCATTGCTTGCCTCATCTTCAACCGCCATACGACCTGCCAAAGCGGCATTGATCATTGCGTTGCTGATAAGTTCTTCCAGTTCGTTCTGGCCTACATCTTGTCCGAGAAGTTCTGCGAGCTTTGTCTGCAAGTCTTCCATTGAGTCGGCCTGCTTAACTATTTTCTCAATTCGAGTGACAAAGTTGCCGTTTAATTTTGCAGATTCTTCAAGCAATGAATCTGCGAAATCATCTATGGCCAGTTGATAGTCGTCTTGATTTTTGTCAGGGGCCGCGGTCCCGGAAACGGGAGCAGAAAAGGTTGCCGGAACCGTGTCTGGATCGAGAGAAAATTCATCTTCGGAAAGGCCGTAACGGTTTACAAAATGAACGGGTTTAAACCTTACGCCCATCTCGTGCAGTTTTTTATCAAGCTCGGCTTTTTCTGAATAATCTTCCGGTTCTGAAAAACCGAACACTGGCGGTAAAATATCAGGACCACCATTCACACGGGCATAAATGCGAGCCAGCTCATTCATGGAGCTTACGAGCATGGCTTCATCAGATTCGGCGAGGGAATCAAGCTGCTCAGAATGGGTTGCAGAAGCCGCGCGGGAGCCTTGGCCTTCCTGATCCGTGGAAAGAGTTTGACCAGTCAGCACCTTTGAAATGGCGCGGTTCCAGAATGAGACATAAGTTTTATGTAAGTCGCCTGATTTGCCGGAGGCTTGTGCGATTTCAACTTCACTTCCGGTTGGCACAACAGCAACAGCGTCCTGAATCATTGAAACGAGCTGATTGGCAATTATGCTCCTTTCCTGTGCATCCTTCCCGGCCTTCGCAATCAAAAAGGCAGAACCGAATTTTTCGCAGAATCTGGACCAGAATTCGATACCGCCTCGCTTGAAAGCTACTGGCCATAGGCAACGGGTCAGCAATCGCACTCCGTAAGGATTTGTGTAAGAGGACCTATGTCTGGTCATTAAAAATTTATGCTGCGGAAGAAGTTCACCTTCTGCGGATTCGACAGACCTGAATACCGGCTGGCGGTTTCCGTTGAATCCGAACCAGTCGCGAGGCTTGGTTATGATTGCTTCAAGCCTGTAATAGCCGTTACTAGGCGACCACATGAGTTCTGAAAAAGTCGGGCCGAAAAAAGGAGTTTCCAGAATTTCGCCGAACAGATCACGAAGCGGGATTCTTGCCAGATCGTTTTCAAGTTGCTTGCAGATTGCTATGGAAGATTCGGTAGGCTCTTCCCCTTCGGCATGGCCGGGATTGAAAGTAAAATTGCTTTTGTTCTGAGTGCGTAGAATTCTCTTTTCTAGTGCGGTGGAAACCTCATCATCACCGACCAATTCATCAAGTATGGTTGCATCGTCTCCGCGTTTACGCAGGATAGGATCTGGATCAGGCATAAGGCCGAACCATGTTGCAGGGTCGAACCCCCATGCGCGTGAGCTGGTAGCGAACTCGGTGCCGAGCTGAACTGAAGCGCGAGCAGCTTCAAAGCTGATAAAATTACCTTTAGAGTCGAATAATCCGCTCATAATCTAAACCCTCTAGTCATTGCAGATGTAAGAAGTGTTCCGGCCGTTACGGGGCTTTCCCATTCTTGCGGGGGTTCTATTGTGGCAGCGGCAAACTCCGCAAGCACGTAGGCAACAAAAGAGTCATAATGACGCTGTCCGGTTGCGGTCTTGATGCTCCTGTCGGGAACGCTGGGAACGCCTTTGACAAGCTTTATACCCCGGAAATCTTCCATGATGTTTTCACTCTTCGGAAGAGTGGAAGATCTATCTTCAAGGGAAGCTTTTACGCGAGGTGTGTGTTCCCGATACCAGCCAACTGTTAGCATTACTTCGGCTACCAGTTCCGGCCCGTATTGCTGCCGTGCATATTCGGCTAGGGCCTGACCGTTACCACGTGCATCAAGGGCGACACCGGACAATCTCGGGAGTCTATCAAGGATATAAAAAAGAATTTGTTCCTGTGTGCGGAAAGGTGCATTACGCAGTTCCAGAACGAACGGAGTATACAGTGATAAATCCGGCATTCTGGTTAACGGCCAATCAACAGAAAGGTCACCGGTACGTCCAAAATCTTCGCCGAGATAATGGCGGCAATTTGTAGGTAAATGGTCGAGTATAGGGCGTAAATTGCCTTGCAGCCAGTCACGAACTTCACGGTGCGCAGTATCAAGCGGCCAGTCCACAAAATTGGCGGCCGGTGGCAGCCATGTCAGAACCGGAATAATCGGGTCCATGCATGACTCAATCAGGTTACGATTCAGCCAATTGCCGGAGGATTTGGAAGGTATTAAATAAAGTTCTTCGTCAGAACCTTCACCGTAAAAATCAATTAGTTCCTCGCGCCAGATATCCTCGCCAGCTTGAGTCCATTCAATTCCCTTTACATCACAAATAGTCCTATACAGTCCTTGTTCAAGGGCTTCGTCTAAGTCAGTACGATGCAAGGAATAACTTTTTTTACCGGCTCTAATCTCCTCAATCAATTCATTGAACTCAGAATCTTCGCCGTTGTGGGTAGACAAAACACCAATGTTGCCTCCCCACATAATCAGAGCCAGAGCCGCCTTTAAAACTTCTTTAAGATTATCCACAAATGCGGCTTCATCAATACGAACCCGTCCTTTTTTGGAACGCAAATTTGACGGATTAGACGAAAGACCTTGCACCTCATGACCTGAAGCAAAACGGACTTGAAAAATAGTTATGTCTTTGTCTTCATCCAGAACAATCTCTTCTACCTCAGAAGCGACAAGGCCGATTTTCTTTGCCCAGAATGCAGTGTCCTTGACATACTGCTTAGTCATGGCCTTGTTGTAAGATATGTAATAGGTGGACATGCCACCTTCATCTTCATTCTTTGCAGCAACTAAAGCAGAATCACAGGCATCGCAGAATGACGCACCGATACGACGGGATTTCTCCCAAAACTTTACCGGAGTTTCATCATTGATCCATTTTTTTTGATATCCGAGCAGCGGCATTAAATCATCTCTCTTATTTTCGCTTCAAGTTTCGCAGATAAGCCTTTTTTCTGGTCTTTTTCGTCTTCTTTCGGTGTCATGGAATCGATCAGTGCATTTGTTTCTTTGATCTGCTTAGCAAGGGGCAGAACGTCTGTTCCTTCTGGGTCAAGTAAAGCCGAGGTTAATTTTCGTTCAACGGCTTCACGTAGCGCGGCAATAGCATCAGCTTTGGACTCAATCTTTCTGACAGGAGCTTCAAGTTGTCCTTTAAGAATCAGCCCGGCTCGTTCAGCTTCGGCTTGTTTCATTGCTAAAGCTTCAAGACCAGTCACAGCGAAGCCCACTTGCGGGTCTTGTTTTTCGATAAGCTTCTTAAGCATTCCGCTGCGAGCTAGAATCATATCCGCCCGGATGTCACATTCAGCCTGAGCAAGGTTTGCCCGTTTATCTTTCCATCCGTAGGTTTTGCACCAGCGCCAAAGCGTAGACGTAGCAACCCCGACTTCTGAGGCCACGGCAGTCATGGAAAAGCGACAGACGCAATAAAGTTCCTGCGCTTTGAAAACTGTTTCCGGCTGGTGCTCTTTACCCATGATTATCTCCGTGGTGATGGACGCTTTACGCCCGGCACGGTTACGCGGCATTTGGCGACGTCTTCGCCGCGTCTGGTTAAAGTCGCAACAATGCAGGATTCACCGGAGCACTCAATAAGTCCCTGTTCTTCGAGCCATGAAAGTTCAGTGTGAATTTTGTCTAGGCTCTGATTAAATCCATAGGGTCCGACTAGGTCTGAAATCAGCGAATCATTCAAAGTGCCGTTGTTCTCATCAAGCAAACGGAGGATTGTAATTCTAAGGTGTTCTGAAATTGTTTTATTATATGACTCGTACATATTTTCAGCCTCGTTTATTCAGCAGGTAGTCCTCAATTCTGGAGACTTGCTCGTGCAGAGGGTTTATTGCCCCGACCTTCTCATTCAGGGCCTTTAAATCTCCGCGCAAACCTTCAATAGACAAAGCCAGCTCATGGACGGCGGAGGTATCAGGATATCTTTCGAGGCACAGACGGTTTTCATTTATTTCTCGCTGTAGCCCTGCATTGACTTTTTCAATTTTTGCCATCCGTGCGCAGAGGGACCGATACTTCCAACCGACCCAGCCAAGTAGCGGAACAACCACAAACTGAACGACTTTCAAAGCTAGTTTGATTACTTCCATATATTCGCTCATTTGTTTCTCTTCAAAGTCTCAGCAACTTTTTCAGCACTGCGCCCAACAACATATCCACCGAGTCCAAGCTTCATCAGCTCCCAGAGCTGGGGAGGCAATTCGAGTTGCGGTGCGTTTGTCCAAAACAGGGAAAGATACGGATAAAGCAGGTAGTTGTTGGCAACGATGGTTACGATCACGAGCATAAGAATGGGGCGCCATGAACGCTGGAGCCAGTTGCCGTTCATCTCGGCAAGCATGATTTTTAAGCTGCCTTGCAGTTCGGCAAGTTGCCCTTGAGCTGCAAGCTCAGCAAGACGGGCTTTCGCTTTTTCACGTTCGCCTGCGTCGGGCCATATTTTATCGATAATGGTTGAACCAATGTTTAAAATTGAGTCAATGCCGATCATGACGGTCCTCCTTTATTGCCGGGCATAGCTAAAGCCATTCCCCAGTTCTCATTTGCAATGCCAATTCCTCTGCCCGTGATTCGACCTGTCCGGCCCAATCGGAATTGAGCATTTCGGAGGCAGCAAGTTCGTAGTTACCGCCCGCACATGCTGCGAGCATTTTTTTAAATTTACTGAACCCGTTGAAACCGAGATTGAAACACATGTTGATAAGTACTGCGCGGCGGGGATCACTGAGGTTAGACGTCCAAGGCATGGCGGTAGATAATTCGGCTGAACATTCCGATACATCATGGGAGAGCATGGTCATCGCTTCTAGTTCGGTGATTCCGACATCTTCCAGATTGCGGCCGACTCCGATGGTAAGTTTTCCGGCTGGGCAGCGATAAGGTTTAAGTTTTAAGCCCTCGTGTTTTAAAAGCTGTTTTTGTAAACGTTCTGCAAAGTCCATAAAAAAAGACCTCCATTTGCAATTGTGTTGCGTTAATAGAGGTCAGTTTATTTGATTAGAACTGATATGTCGGGGAGCCCGTGCAAACTATGCACGGTATGGCTATTTTGTTTATCTGCGGAGTTTGTTGCGGAGGGCGAAGGCGAAGAGGGCTGCTTGGATGGTTACAAGAAGGTTGTAGAACACTTTAAAAAAATAGTTCCAGTCAGAAATATTGGCGCAGGTGAGTTTTATTTTAGTAAGAGGAAGATACCACAGCCAACGGGAAACTAAGTGTGTGTTGTCTTTAAAAATGTCGCCGCATAGTGTGAATTCATAGAACGGTCCGAAATAAAAGGCGGTTAGTAAAGGACAGAGAATAAACAAAAATAAGAAAGCAAAAGCTTGAAGAGGTTCTTCTCCATATCCACTTATGGCCCAATAAATGTTGTTAATGGCCCTTAAAAAAAGGGTTCGCAGAGAAGTTAACTTGTTTTCATAATGCAGCCTTTTTCTGAGCATTTCTTTTTCTTTATAGTGCCAAGCAGATGCTAATATTTCATCATTGTTGTC is a window of Desulfovibrio sp. UCD-KL4C DNA encoding:
- a CDS encoding phage protein Gp36 family protein gives rise to the protein MYCTRDDLTDYILADYLAAVDNIDSEKVARTITNVESEMTEALVSGGYTVAADSIPATVKRVCAVLSAYRSISAVTSLITSEAGNENEFLPLQRASERAEKELNQIREGKIKLAAPEADTSQPSDNFVVVTPESRFVDWKKF
- a CDS encoding phage virion morphogenesis protein, whose protein sequence is MGGVSFKMDMTKMTKGLDLAMSKIASPQELMDAVGETLVSSTLQRFQDGVDPDGKKWKTSQRADKEGGQTLVDSAILRDSITYEASPQMVCIGSNEIYARIHQLGGKAGRGLKVTIPKRSYLGINDEDKTEIKALMMEELKTMFGA
- a CDS encoding phage minor head protein gives rise to the protein MAISIEALKPAAALKFWSGKVPVTKKEFNTLCANAKARAFTVTGMAKQDQVKAVLQALQKMLDEGGTLADFKDQISDIIETQGWKGKKAYRVENIFRTNMQSAYSAGRYEQLQKSKRLRPYWRYLAVGDRHSRPSHMALNGKIYPADHPFWDLYYPLNGFGCRCIVQSLSKRQVEAGGYTVESEMPGPTMVKMPDGSEVNTNPMPDKGWSNNVGKNWLAGLNS
- a CDS encoding ArsR family transcriptional regulator is translated as MYESYNKTISEHLRITILRLLDENNGTLNDSLISDLVGPYGFNQSLDKIHTELSWLEEQGLIECSGESCIVATLTRRGEDVAKCRVTVPGVKRPSPRR
- a CDS encoding glycoside hydrolase family protein, which gives rise to MDFAERLQKQLLKHEGLKLKPYRCPAGKLTIGVGRNLEDVGITELEAMTMLSHDVSECSAELSTAMPWTSNLSDPRRAVLINMCFNLGFNGFSKFKKMLAACAGGNYELAASEMLNSDWAGQVESRAEELALQMRTGEWL
- a CDS encoding DUF935 family protein — its product is MSGLFDSKGNFISFEAARASVQLGTEFATSSRAWGFDPATWFGLMPDPDPILRKRGDDATILDELVGDDEVSTALEKRILRTQNKSNFTFNPGHAEGEEPTESSIAICKQLENDLARIPLRDLFGEILETPFFGPTFSELMWSPSNGYYRLEAIITKPRDWFGFNGNRQPVFRSVESAEGELLPQHKFLMTRHRSSYTNPYGVRLLTRCLWPVAFKRGGIEFWSRFCEKFGSAFLIAKAGKDAQERSIIANQLVSMIQDAVAVVPTGSEVEIAQASGKSGDLHKTYVSFWNRAISKVLTGQTLSTDQEGQGSRAASATHSEQLDSLAESDEAMLVSSMNELARIYARVNGGPDILPPVFGFSEPEDYSEKAELDKKLHEMGVRFKPVHFVNRYGLSEDEFSLDPDTVPATFSAPVSGTAAPDKNQDDYQLAIDDFADSLLEESAKLNGNFVTRIEKIVKQADSMEDLQTKLAELLGQDVGQNELEELISNAMINAALAGRMAVEDEASNGD
- a CDS encoding major capsid protein — encoded protein: MSLELKLRRFYTAAAIRNVLKTVVAGEQTVKDNIFTNKQCLETPLIPLAELKQVIKNMPVVARDGRPINVSPDSMEVVYIEALPVKLLSTVNPVMLNNLKTATDETVRSYANRQIVNLRESTNLTTEALCSQAIFNGKISYQLQTDTGKSRLYEVSYGAETIQEVKVTASNLWDADTAKRTKVLKLLREMDNKIARAGYPGKRKVYAGTLAFGALLDLVDQEGDSRTPMRIKEDGSIRVGSYDVYEMSEVYENGKGETVSKLADNEIRMVTPKYTALYYAALDDLDANLQALPFFVKAIKDEFAGSLMNVSNSKPLPGVAPGSICKAVVTEPAAAE
- a CDS encoding holin family protein is translated as MIGIDSILNIGSTIIDKIWPDAGEREKAKARLAELAAQGQLAELQGSLKIMLAEMNGNWLQRSWRPILMLVIVTIVANNYLLYPYLSLFWTNAPQLELPPQLWELMKLGLGGYVVGRSAEKVAETLKRNK